TTTGTTTGTAATCCTTTCACCGGACAGTGGTCCAGGCTTCCAGATACGCCACTAGCAACCAACGAATACCACCGGTTTGGCTTAATCTGCCACCACAGTCGCTGCGATGAACGACTGGGATGCATCAACAACACTGCTCTACCATATAAACTGAGAGTCGTTCTTGTTAATTTTTATTATGCTAAATCTCATTTCTTTCCTTGTATCAATCGGTCTAAGTTCATACACAAATTCGACGTATTTCATTCTGAGAAGGGAAGATGGATGCAAGTTCTTGTCACAACATCAGCAGCAGTAGGGAGGATCAGCCACTGGAGTAGCGATTTGACTGGTTGTAATGTCATACATAATGGGGGAAGATTGTTCTGGCTAAGTGGAGAGAAGATGCCGCAGTTCCTGGTGACATTTGATGAAGCAAAAATTTTGTGTAGTACTATTAATCTGCCCGTAGAGATGCATAGTATGCGACCTTGGAAATCTTATACGGACAAGCTGTGCATTGGAGTGTGCCAAGGTGTGGTGAGACTGTCGCGGCTGTTTAAGTACAAAAATTACTTTAATTTGAAGGTGTGGGAATTGAGGGCTACCGAAACTGGGTATCCTGAGTGGTTGGGAGTGCACGAAACTAGCATAGAGAGGAAAACAGAGCAGCGTATGATTGTGCTAGCCTTCCATCCCTATAATGGCGATGTCTTTTTTGTTCTTTGCGATAATTGTGTTCGAATATACGACATATTAACTCAGGAGTTCCAGAATGTGGATGAATTATCTAGGAATATTACATCTCCGCCGTCTCTTTTTTCTGTGGCTAGTCTTCCATGGCCAACACCTGTGATGCAACAGCAAGACTCTGCTTCTTCTCTCTCACCTAATCCAGAACTGACATTAGGACCAGAGGGGAGCTTCATACCTGATGATGGTGGTGGTTCACACTCAAAGAAGAGGAAACGGCAGTgaaaggaggaggaggaagagtaGGAACTTCTCCCACCAGCAACCTTATTTTTTCTTGGCCTTATTTCGAGTATCAATATTTCTAACTTCGTTTTGTACCCATGATGTTTGTACTCATGTTTTTGTAGCTTCAATCATTAACTTCATTCGTATTTTGGTTTAAATACTCTCTCTATTTTCCTACTCTGCCATGACTCTATAGTATCTTAAATGGGTGGGAACTTCATCGTTTCACATAAAGGGTTATTTTTAAATCAGTAATAGTAAAATATTGACCTTTTAACATTTCATTAACGTAAAGATATGTTCTTTGTCGCTGTTTAATTGATCGGTATAATGAAAATGGTTGACAGATGTAGAACTATTAAAGTAAATTATTAGAAAGAGACAGAGCACTCTAAGAAAACAAATCTTTATTATCTCTCCATGCCttcttattgatttttttttttaccattttgaTCAAAGCTAAAGTTAAGTTATCCAATAAGGAAATCATCACTAAAATACGAAAGTAGGCTCAACTTGGTGGTAATATAATCAATACAAATTTAATcctctttttttattattcaacTTTGTGTTTTTGTGTTCCTGTCTCTTTCCATAGTTGTACACCTCATGATCCCAGTTGCTATTTACCCTGAAGGAAATATTAAAGACGCTTGTTTTCTTGTAGAAAAGTTTTAAAACGTCTTTTGTGTGTGCAAGAGCGTGTTAGGTGAAGATGTGAAATGACTGAGTTGGTGTAGCCTACAATCATCATTTCAAGTGGTCCTGATAAGTCAATACTTTCACCAAAGAAAGAGGAGAAAAGGAACTGAAAATAATGAAAAACCAATTTTGTTCAAAGACCCCTTTTCTCATCTTCCTCGTTGCAGTCACACACTGGTTGACTATCGAAGCCCAAACTTGCAATCCCAGTGGGAAAGTAAGATGAAAAGCCCTCCCCCAGAACAATGTAACAAGGAAAATGACTCTGATTGCTGCGATCAAGAAAAGTTTTATACTGCCTACGAGTGCTCATCAAGGGTGTCTGACAAAACCCAGCCAATTCTGACAATCAACAGCTTTGAGGAGGGTGGAGAGATGGCGGCGGACCCTCGGAATGCGACAGCAAGTACCACTCAGACAACACTCCGGTGGTGACCTTGTCCACAGGCTGGTTCAACAATATGCAGAGGTGTTTACAAGACATAACCATATATGGTAATGGGAGAAATGTGAGTACAATGGTTGTAGATGAGTGTGATGCTAACAGCACCTCCAACGGGGCTACCTTATTTGCTTAATATATTCAAATTAttctaaaatataatttttttttctccctTATCCAAATTATTCTTGgcaatttttttcataaaaatatttttgggcTAAGTCATCTCAAACGTTGTTAACTATAACCCTACAcattattattttgtaattataaatattgccatactaaattttttaaatccatatattaatataaataaatattacaaaatttAAATTAGACAAAATTTAAAAGAGCTTATAAAAtgatataattataattaattaatctaacataattaaaaaattgctaattaaaataatttccaaatgataaatattgaaaatttgaattttgggGATTGGTATAGGGAGAAaatgatgaattttgaaaaaatttgagaatattaaaaatttagattTTGGAGTTGATATTTGGAGAATTTTATAAATCTATTgataagaaaagaaaagaaattttgtCATTAATTTGGAAGAAGATATATATAATggtgtgaaaattaaataaaataaatgagtatttatagaaaaaataataataaaaaatttgtcaCAAACagttaaaaaaacaataataaaaaaaaggtaacaaaatgttatatatatatatatgtaaaatattacatttttatatatatataattaaaaaaaatggggAAAGCACTGTTGCTACTGTGAAACAACAGTGCTTTAATTTTCTTCAAACAACTAAGGCCTCCAACACTGAAAGGTGTTGCATGTTAGAGTTTTGGTCAACTACCACTCATCTAAACAAGTGCGTTGGAGTTGTTCTGATGACATTGTTGATGCTGTTTGGAACGCATTAGGAGTCCCCAAATATAATTGGGGTGAATTGGATATTTACTGGTCTCAAGCTTGATCTCCTTTCCTATAATATGACTATTGATAGGTGTGATTTGAGGCTGTTTATTGTGCTCTTTTTATGTTTGAATTAATGAAAGTGCATCTTACTTGTTATGTATTAAAACAGAAAAGTTTAGCCTTACATTGTAAGCTTAATCAGTTTGTTAGGATGATaccataattaaaataataaataggaTTTTTGTCCCTAAATTTTTAATACTATCATATTGTGCTCTTAAGATATATAATTTGTTAAAATTTTATCATAAACTATTAATACTATCAGATTATGTACCTGTTACGATTtccataaaataattaatattttcactcCTCAAACTTTAACAACTATTAAATTGtgtctcatttaattataaaaactttaaaatttatttttttattaattcttaagaaaaattatttaaaaaattcaataaaaaactaaaattcattttaaatacatttaagtataaaaatatttaaaaaaaaatgaaattgttacaattaaaaaaaagacattcttttcttctttattcgtttttattaattttttaaattagttCCTATTGTCTCATTTTAGTCAAGAAATCAAGATAAGCGAAAAGTAATATTTTGTAGATTTTCACTTATCTTGACTTCTTGCATATGGCAGCCGAAAAAATGGTCTTCGGGAGCTTATTTCTCATGATTGGTCAGCTTGTTTCATTTCATGCAATAGGCTCTTTAAGcatatttaaattttgaattttttaatgaATATTACGTAATTAAtatgggtgatttttttttttaacaatcaaatatttcattgaaaataatatatCAAATAAGAATGATGGAAAATCATTCAACTATGCAAGTTCGCCATTCATTTTGAGTGCATGCACAACTAATTCATAAACAGTCTTATTGGTCAAACGATAAACATGAATTAGGAATGCCTCAATAATGAACTTATTATATCATCTAACAAAGATCCTAACTTATTATCATATAAAAATCTTTTAGGGTAAACAGAGACTAAAGCTTAACAATCAATATCTATGAAGTGTAGAGGTAACTCAAGCAAAAAAAGACAAATCCAAAGCCATGATAGAAAAAATTCCTATAAAAAACATTATAGCACTCCATAAAAGcatgcaaaaaataaataaataaataaaaattcccatatttatggaattaatgaatacaatattttttatagtatatattttgtataagatATTGTAATTATGTTTCcctatatatattgtaatatagTAGTTATAATTGTATACAcataaaaaatggaatttttcaaaaatatggctcTTTAGCCATCAATGtgaaaaaatatgagaattaaactttctttaatttgtataggaaaatttaattaacaaaaacttagtttatgggaAAACTAATATCATATTGGAAATCAaagttaaacaaaaaaaatcagcAAATGGAGGGCTACTATGGTAATTAACATAACAAAAACTCATTCAACCAAGCCACATCTTCTCTTTCATTTTGCCCTAGCCGCCACCTCCCTGTCCTCCACTCGTCTGCCTCACCATCTCTACCATCATCTCCGGCCACCCACTCTCACCACCTGCGATTCACCTTAGGCGCGCACCTCCGTGaaacccagccaagaacaccccaGTTGCACCATCGACGAACACAGCCTCAATCCGCGCATCTCTGCGCGATTCCATTTGCAAGCCCCCAAATCCAAATCGACGGGGATAGGCTGAGGTGAGGGATGTGCTGGTGGTGGTCAGAGGCGAGGGAGAATGGTGCCTAGGCTGAGTGCGATTCGTGGTGCTCGGAGCTGCGCAAAACGATGGGGATGGCTGGGTTTGCGACAGGGTTTTGCGCGCAGGGGATGGGAGTTtctggtggtggtcggaggcgagggaGGATGTTGGTTCATGGTTAGATCTGTTTTTTTTCCTATCTTCAGAtctgtggtaactagttaccttcacgttctttgtgtgtatatgttaggaggtaactggttaccttcacattctgatgtgtgtgtaaTTCCTGgattctttatggtaactggttacctaggttactaaatcataCTTACTCTTCCTTTTTTTCCTTTATATGTGATGTTTctttttcatttctaatatgagtAACTTGTCACCCTTCTTATGGTAGTAGGTTACTAATCTcactgtaactggttacccctcctgatacatgttatttaacctctaagactattttttttacataagtgtgaaaaatcaaacaagtaactagttacccttctggataaatgttatttaacaTAGCTGTAGGatgtttttttttacataactttgaaaaattaattaagaaaCTAGTTACCTTACCTagactttgaaaaaaaaaatgtacaacctaaaaaaaaaggaaaaaaaagttataataaataaaaaaaataataaacacaattcatattacaaaaaataaaattaataaaaaatttgcaagacaaccatggaaaaatttaatataaaaatatttatataaaattaatataaaaaataatcaaattataaacatacccttccaaattaataaaactttattaagagtaaaactatggcataaacaaatttttatacaaaaatatagaaaaaaaaaccatagattaacttttcttgaaaaaagtcatatttttacACAATCTATTAAAAATCCAATATAACATTTAATTTTCACTATAAAAAAAGCCCTCTATGAAAGGCCGAATAGGCCCATTAGCAGCGACATAGGCCCACTGAAAAAACCAAACCATGACGAATGAGTGTGGGCCATACCACTTTAAGCCCCGTCCATTTCCCAAGTCCCAAACTTATCCGAAAATGATTTCTCCCAAATCAAAAACTTCAACTtgaaattttcaaattttcaaagatTCAAAAACCCTAACGTCAAAATCCCAATTACCCTCCAAAAACTAAAAACACATCACTTGAATTTTCTCGGAAACCTCCGATCTCCCTTGTCTCTCTTCCATTGGGTTCAGATTGTTCCATTCATGGCTTCGAACGAGGGCCCGGAAGGCCTAGAGGCGGAGGCTGGTGAACCCCAAGAGTTGGAGGAGCTGGAGTCGGAGGTCAAAGAAATGTCCGAAAAGATCATTCACTACAGAGCTACTCTTCCGGACAAGCTCAAAGACACGTTCGTTTCCCTTCTTACAGCTCAGAGACCCATTTTACCAGAAGGCTCCGAGCCTGGAACGTCAGGGGATCGTAACACAGGTACAGTTTCTTCTGCTTCTGGGTTTATCTTGGTTGTCTCCCAGATCGAAATACTGAAGTCTACTTTTCTTTAGCTCTTGTTTTTATGGGTTTCTTGTTTGACTTAGCTTCTCATAAATTGGTATAGACTAGTGTTTGTCGCACTTCCCATTTTATTATTGGGTATCTTTTGTGTGATTATATTTGGTGAATTTGGGAGAGAGAAAAAAAGCAGTAGGTGACGGGTAAGAATTTCGGGCTTCGATCTAGTTATGGCAAGACTGAGTAGACTAATGGATTGTAGTAGTGAGATAAGTAGAAGTAACACTGATCTTTTCTAATTGAGTGATGGTGAACATTGTGGTAATGAAATGGATCGTTTCTGTAGCGTAGAAGATAAGGCTGAATTCATTGGTACTTCGGCAAAGGGTAGTGTTACTAGTACTACTCAATGAACGCTAACCTGAAATCTATTATTTTCTGATTAAAATTTGGTAACATGAAGATCGTTATGTGTTAAGGGATTCACATTTATAGCTTGTAGTTTTCTTTAATACAATGGATCTTTTATTTGAACTTAACTTGCAACTGAAACACTAAGAGAAACCTCAATTATTTTAATGATGAAGTAAATGATTTTGACTTTAAGGACAGGCTTTGATAAAACTTTCCTTCAGGCTAAAACTATCACCTTAGGCTACAGACTAGAGAGACTCAATGGTGAACTCAGGCTAGAAACTCTGAAACATAAATTGCTTCCCTGTGTGAGTGAGGCCTTCACCCAATTTCGTCCCATCAACAAAGTGTAGATCCAGATACAGCCCCATTGTCATTCCACAAGTTCCATTATCGATAAACTTGAAGTCTTATGCTGTATTTCCTTGGCCTTTTAGTCACCCCTGCGTCATTGTTTTTTGTTAAAAAGAATACAATTTTCTTAATCTGCTAGAGAATATGTGTTTGGTAGAGCAAAGAAGCTTTGCATCAAGTCATCGACATGATCAGAGGACTCAAGAGGCATTAGATTGAGGTAGATGGTGGGTGAAGGGAGTAGCTCACGCTTTAATGTTCTGCAATGTGAAAACAATATATTTCTATCGATAGGATGTCATACAGGGTGGGTGTGAGGGGTGAAAGAGAAACATTTTATGCTGTCATGTCCATCAACCGGATAATAATAAGAATACTATTGAATGTAGATTAATAATGATtggtccttgtgtgtttgagttaTGGAATGTGCCTTTAATTCTAGGGAGGAAAAAATTTCTCTTATTTAAATGCTAAATTTCCCTTTCCTTAATTTATCTCAAACTGTACCATTCCTTAATTGTGTTTGCTTTCATAGCTCGTGTCTATTTTCTCCAAAACGTTTCTTGAATTAcattaataattattttgttgtgtgCCAGAAACACTAAATATATCCGCTCTGTACAGATGCAGGACAGGTTACTTCCAGCACACCAGCAGACGGAGATCAAGAGACTATTGAAAAAATACGGTTGCTTAAGGATAAGATTTCAAGTAATGCCTCCAAAATGCCTATTGTTCTAAAGAGGATGCGAGAGTGTATTTCAAAGATTGACAAATTAGATTCTCAAAACCGAACCATACATCCAGCTTTTAAAAGGAAAAGAACTAGTTGAGTTCACCACCCTTGACTGGTATTGCATTAGCTCTTAACTTGTGAAGAATGACATTGGTATTATAATGATTGATCGAAACTGATTTCTACAGTGAAGCCATGCTCCAGCTTTGGAAAGGAAATAACCGACCAGGTTTTTCGTTTTTATTGGGTTCTAAAGTACTCATTGTGTACTATAATTAtgcaaaagaaaaaggaaaaaaaaaagtaccTTTCCCCTTGAAGTGTACAATAGTAGGATGATGACATTACATCACATGTAGCTGGTCTCCCAACCATTCATGAATTAATTGTGAAGAGAAAGATGTAGAGCTCAGAATATGTCCTCCCCTGTTTGTTATGTCACTGGCATATAAACCGTACCACTagcacttttctttttctttcttattgttattatttttttaatgaatggATAGGCACTATTAAGATTTCTTTTTCGTTTGGGTCAGTGTTAGTCACACCGAAGTTAGAGATGTACCCTTTTCTAGGATTAATCTTTAATAAACTGTTCAATGCTTTAATTTAACCTTATATGAAAGATTAATGATCCGCAAGAAGGTCAAGTATCACCCTTTGAAATAGTTCCTGTTTCAACGTGCACTCGTACTGAAGTTGCCTAATTGCGTCTAAACTAATGTTATATCGAAAAATGAGAGCAAATCTATTCTTGCTAGCCATGTTAAAGAATTAGCTATTTTAGCTAATGATGTGACATTTTATCAACTTTTTACCACTTTAGCTATAACCCTGTCAGCTTAGCTAACCAAATTGATGgcatattattttgataaaaaaaataataatggtaatttaaatttataaaaattattaaattaatctaTGTTGGAAATCTAAATttgtaaaaattattaaattaatcaaCTTTAGCTATTATAGAAAGCATGGTTAGAAGGATGGGATTAAAAGTGGCTAACTAAAATAGATTTTTAGCTATTAGCTATTTTAGTTCAAATTTATCTATTAATTAATTAGTGTAGTTGGAGATACTCTAAACCAAATTAGCTCTGAATGTGTGAAGCCAAATATACATTGATGTAAACTTTAAAAGGTGCTCCCCTAAAATAAAACTTGAAACGGTGCTGTGATGGCATAGAGGATCACAACATTAAAGTGAACAGTGGAAAATATGTATCAGCTCTTACCGCAAATTGAATTATGACAGGTAATAAGAAACAGTACAGCCTATAGTATGAATTGCAGATGTTTATATACGAATAGATTAACACTTTAATTTGGATATGACATTCAAATACAAGATACAAATACAATAACACCAGAAGCACATTACAAGGGCAGCTAAATAGCCAGTAGGTTTATAGGaatcattaaaaataaaataaagtttcaaATTGTTAGACATTTACAGCTAATTACATCATCATCCGAATTCAATTTAGGTATAGAGGAACTCACCATAACCCCTTCCACATTTACAGCTTTGTCAACATCAAGCATGACGGTACTTAGACCTTTCCCTACAACAAATATGCTCTTCCCAACAGCTACAAGTCGACAGGGTGGTCTGGTGAGCAAGGGAGATAGCCTTCCCACTGGCACCCACACCCTGGTTCCCTTTTTCCACATCATCAGCCTGGTTCCAGAAGTCTGATCCAAAACAAAAAGAGTTCCATCTGTGACAACGGCCGGACCTTGCCAACCTGATGCCATGTCAGCATCAGCATGCTGCCATATGCCACTTGATGGTTCATACACCACTGCATACACATGAGAAGTTACAGACGATATGCCACAGCGGATATAGATCTTCCCATCCATGACAAAAGAATCTTCAATTTCAGGGACAATATTTGGGTCTGAATGAGATATCCAACCCACCAATGGATCGTAAGTATCCCAGGAATGAGGGTCACTTGAATTTGAACCTAACCCACCAATGGCATATATTTTCTCATCCAAAACTTCACAAGAAAAATAGCACCTGAACGCAAAGGATAGAAAAATGTAGTGTAAGTTGTGGAGGTAATACTACTCGTAAGTATCATTGTTTTACTTTTTCAGTTGATCACAATACAAACACTACTTTGTTTGATTAAGAGTATAATCCTAGAATAACATATATTGAACACCTAAGCATTGCCTGCACAGGTGATcctgaagtaaaaaaaaaaggaggaTACATATATGAAAGAGCATTCATCATCATAAAAATACATACTGGTATAATTTCCCAATCGAATTAGCAAAAAATACAAATATGAACATTACCTAGCAGTTGACAAGGGAGAACCTTCGGACCAAGCGTTAGCTAAAGCATCATAGCAGTATACTTCATCAGTAGCATCTTCACACCAACCGCAACCACCCAACAAGTACATATGTTTTCCCAATACTTCAATTGACATGCCTTTTCTCTTCATGCTACGAGGTGGAAGCCTTTCAATTGGCTTCCAACATCTTCTTGGCGAATTGGGATCCAAAACATAGCAGCAATATTGCTCTGATCTATCTTTGCACAAAGCATAGATCCAAGTTTCATCAAGATTTTGCTTTCTGCGGTAGTTATACCACTCTTCACTGCACGTTAAGTCTCTCCATCTTCTTGAAACGCATTTTAGGATTCTATGGTACTTTCGAGGCACTCTTGCTAAACAAAAAACAGCAAGGTCATCTGGTAATCCACAAATAAGTGCCTGCTGAGTCAGTTCCATTTGACTCATCGCATTTGACTCACTGTCTAACTCTTCCATTAGAATTTTGGCTAAGGGCCCTGAAATGAaacatgaataaataaaaattttagacATAGCCTAATAGGACCCACCAAAGCTGTATTTCCGAACCCATAAAGTATAGAAATTAACTTTATAATAATTCGTCTGGAATTCACAAGCAGTAACATCAATCCAATGATTCGGGAAATCTTTCTAATATTAAATTTCAGCATTATCAATCTTTCTTCCCAACAATGCATCAATTTTTCACTATAGTTACATTAAATCTATTACGTACGATCAATATcatcataaataaatatatagacCTTATTTATTACATACCCATATATGTTTATCTTGAACCATTTCTAAGGAAAAATCAGCACCCAAATGGACGGGGGAATCAAATCAAAGCCTTGGCACATTTCCATTTACATCTCAATTTTGGTCCACAAATGGACCATTCTCAAGAAATTTGTCTCACCGAAGTATGCTTATTAGTTTTCCCAATGTGACCGAAAAAGGAGCAAAACAATACACCCAATACACAAATTCTATCATCAATTTTTTCCTTTCTTCGGAAAGCTCATCTAAACCCAATGAAATAATTAACAAACATTCACTGTTTAATCTCAAATAATTAGTATGAAAGCAAAGAAATCACAAAGTAAAATCCAATAATTTGAACCCTAACAAAGATACCAGGGAGAAGCTTCGTTCGATCCAAAATGCAAGAAAAATAGAATATATTTAGTTAGGACAGAAGGATTccatggaaacctgacctgtgagaATTGGATCGTCGTGTGGAAGATAACGATGGAGAGGAGAGGAGAGGAGAGGAgaggaggtggtggtggtggtgacggTGAGTGCGAAGGTTATTTGTATAAAATATTTGGAGTGAGCGTCACTTTACTAAATTATCTTTGTGACGGGACCAAACTATAAATTCAAAAACCTGACTATATATGTCCACGATAAATAAATATTCCTCTCAAACGAAAATATGTTTTATAATGCGTTTGGAGATTTCAATTTGGA
This genomic interval from Humulus lupulus chromosome 8, drHumLupu1.1, whole genome shotgun sequence contains the following:
- the LOC133796707 gene encoding F-box/kelch-repeat protein SKIP4 isoform X2, with protein sequence MEELDSESNAMSQMELTQQALICGLPDDLAVFCLARVPRKYHRILKCVSRRWRDLTCSEEWYNYRRKQNLDETWIYALCKDRSEQYCCYVLDPNSPRRCWKPIERLPPRSMKRKGMSIEVLGKHMYLLGGCGWCEDATDEVYCYDALANAWSEGSPLSTARCYFSCEVLDEKIYAIGGLGSNSSDPHSWDTYDPLVGWISHSDPNIVPEIEDSFVMDGKIYIRCGISSVTSHVYAVVYEPSSGIWQHADADMASGWQGPAVVTDGTLFVLDQTSGTRLMMWKKGTRVWVPVGRLSPLLTRPPCRLVAVGKSIFVVGKGLSTVMLDVDKAVNVEGVMVSSSIPKLNSDDDVISCKCLTI
- the LOC133796706 gene encoding uncharacterized protein LOC133796706, with product MASNEGPEGLEAEAGEPQELEELESEVKEMSEKIIHYRATLPDKLKDTFVSLLTAQRPILPEGSEPGTSGDRNTDAGQVTSSTPADGDQETIEKIRLLKDKISSNASKMPIVLKRMRECISKIDKLDSQNRTIHPAFKRKRTS
- the LOC133796707 gene encoding F-box/kelch-repeat protein SKIP4 isoform X1; translated protein: MGPLAKILMEELDSESNAMSQMELTQQALICGLPDDLAVFCLARVPRKYHRILKCVSRRWRDLTCSEEWYNYRRKQNLDETWIYALCKDRSEQYCCYVLDPNSPRRCWKPIERLPPRSMKRKGMSIEVLGKHMYLLGGCGWCEDATDEVYCYDALANAWSEGSPLSTARCYFSCEVLDEKIYAIGGLGSNSSDPHSWDTYDPLVGWISHSDPNIVPEIEDSFVMDGKIYIRCGISSVTSHVYAVVYEPSSGIWQHADADMASGWQGPAVVTDGTLFVLDQTSGTRLMMWKKGTRVWVPVGRLSPLLTRPPCRLVAVGKSIFVVGKGLSTVMLDVDKAVNVEGVMVSSSIPKLNSDDDVISCKCLTI